The following DNA comes from Hordeum vulgare subsp. vulgare chromosome 3H, MorexV3_pseudomolecules_assembly, whole genome shotgun sequence.
cgacgtgcaagtcgatattatctattacaacatgatcatctcttacatccaatatatcacatcacatcgttggccatatcacatcacaagcatacccttcaaaaacaagttagatgtcctctaatttgttgttgcatgttttacgtggtgatcatgggtatctagtaggatcgcatcttacttacgcaaacaccacaacggagatatatgaattgctatttaaccttatccaaggacctcctcggtcaaatccgattcaactaaacttggagaaaccgacacttgccactcatctttgagcaatggatttactcgtagcgatgaaaccagtctctcgtaagcgtacgagtaatgttggtccaagccgcttcaatccaacaataccgcggaatcaagaaaagactaaggagggaagcaagacgcacatcaccgcccacaaaaacttttgtgttctattcgagattacatctacgcatgaacctagctcatgatgccactgttggggaacgtcgcatgggaaacaaaaaatttcctacgcgcacgaagacctatcatggtgatgtccatctacgagaggggatttccgatctacgtacccttgtagatcgcatagcagaagcgttagtgaatgcggttgatgtagtggaatgtcctcacgtccctcgatccgccctgcgaaccgtcccgcgatccgtcccacgatctagtgccgaacggacggcacctccgcgttcagcacacgtacagctcgatgatgatctcggccttcttgatccagcaagagagacagagaggtagatgagttctccggcagcgtgacgacactccggaggttggtggtgatctaatctcagcagggctccgcccgagctccgcagaaacgcgatctagaggtaaaaccgtggaggtatgtggtcgggctgccttgaaaaagttgtctcaaatcagccctaatagctccatatatataggaggagggaggggaggcttgccttgaggctcaaggagcccaaagggctgcgcaccaaggggaggaggagtcctcctccaatcctactccaactaggattggaaggtggagtccttctcttccttcccatctcctttcttttttctctttgattttctatctatggcgcatagggccttcttgggctgtcccaccagcccaccaagggctggtgcatcacccccaaggcctatgggcttccccggggtgggctgccccccccccccccggtgaacatccggaacccattcgtcattcccggtacattcccggtaactccgaaaaccttccggtaatcaaatgaggtcatcctatatatcaatcttcatttccggaccattcaggaaaccctcgtgacgtccgtgatctcatccgggactccgaacaacattcggtaaccaaccatataactcaaatacgcataaaacgacgtggaaccttaagtgtgcagaccctgcgggttcgagaactatgtagacatgacccgagtgactcctcggtcaatatccaatagcgggacctggatgcccatattggatcccacatattctacgaagatcttatcgtttgaacctcagtgccaaggattcatataatcccgtatgtcattccctttgtccttcggtatgttacttgcccgagattcgatcgtcagtatccgcatacctatttcaatctcgtttaccggcaagtctctttactcgttccgcaatacaagatcccgcaacttacactaagttacattgcttgcaaggcttgtgtgtgatgttgtattaccgagtgggccccaagatacctctccgtcacacggagtgacaaatcccagtctcgatccatactaactgaacgaacaccttcggagatacatgtagagcatctttatagtcacccagttacgttgcagcgtttgatacacacaaagcattcctccggtgttagtgagttatatgatctcatggtcataggaacaaatacttgacacgcagaaaacagtagcaacaaaatgacacgatcaacatgctatgtctattagtttgggtctagtccatcacgtgattctcctaatgacgtgatccagttatcaagcaacaacaccttgtacatagtcagaagaccctgactatctttgatcaactcgctagccaactagaggcttgctagggacaatgttttgtctatgtatccatacatgtatataagtcttcattcaatacaattatagcatggataataaacgattatcttgatacaagaattataataataactatatttattattgcctctagggcataattccaacattaaaTGGGTGTCatttgatcaatatagatcaaTTCCAACTCCATTTATAAGCATTTAAATTCCTTTAATGAATTTGAGTGTGGATaacttgttcaaacatgcatgaaaatgatacAAATGTAAGGATTGGATTTTTCTGGTCATttttatatattatttattttagTATTAgatacaaattaatttctatgatattTTGAAGTTTAAACTATTTTATGGAATTTCCCGGATTATATTTAACGAGAAAATCACTAATTACGTCATCCTTACATCATCATGACGTGAGGAGGTCAACAACTCTGGGTCCATGTCAAAGCTGACACTTAGACCCGCATGTGAGTGACTCAATTAGTTAATATggattaattaacctaattaatgtttaaaaaaattaagtcaggggctggccccacctgtcattgaTGCTGGGATGGTCAAATCCCTCTTAgaagggtcaaacccaccggtgtTGCACACACGACGGAGGTCGTTTGATTTTGCCGTCACACGACCATTTGGTACGCGGCTAGGATATAAGGAGAGCTCGGAGTGGCGCGCATCCCGAGGCAGAGTTGGTTGGAACAGTCCAGGGCAACCACATCCGCGGCGGCTGGAGTTCGACCAAGCACGAGGGGTGGTGCTGCGGTGCGCTAGGGGGCGAGATAGTGCGTGCATTAGCCTCCTGGGGACATCTAGAGAGCGCTTCGTTGCACGGGCGGGCGTGAGCGGTTCAAGCTCGGACCACAGCGGCAACATGGCCGGGCGGCAGCAAGCTTCGCCCTTGATGAAATCGAAGTCCATGGCAATAAATCCACACGGGAAAGGGAGGCGGCGGAGAACGCGCTCACTTAGAGTCGGATGGGGTAGGCGACGATCTCGGGAACGATTGGAAGGCCACGAATCCAGCTCGGCAACCGATGATGCCAAAGGTTGAAGACGAGCTCCATTGCATCGTTCCAAGGCCTCCGGCGAGGCGTAGCTATGCTAGGAGGACGAGCAGTTCATGGCGGAGCTCGGGGCACGGCTGCGGGGCTCATCGAGGCTGGTGGCTGCGAGCGGCAACGACGGACGTGCTCGGGTCAGGGGCGGGGAGCAGAACGGGGCAAGGAGAGGCAAGGAGAGAGGGCGAGAATGAGCAAGTGGCTTCGGAAATGTGTGTGCCTCGAAGCGTGGCGTGGTCGCTCACCGTGCTCGCCTTTGCCCCTGCCTACTCGCACACGTGGAAGACGACCAGCTGCGGCTGCTTGGGCTAGGTCGGCTCCCTCCTGGGCCACGTAATCCAGGTAAGGCCTTTTCcctatttcttttctgttttctattttccAGTTTTGTTTTTggcttaaataatatatctagccATTTTGTAAAATCCTGGAAAATATATATCTGGACTAAGTGGCTTTAATCAATGCCACATAATGATTTCAGCATTTTTGGAGATATATTTAAAATATAATAAATATAAATCCAAGCCAAATAGTTAGTGGATTAACTAAAATAcccaaaataaatatttttgtgattccaaaaatattggttTGCATTTTACCTCTTGCCAATATTTTCCCAGAATACGAGGAACATTTTCTTAGACTcatttgaagcaatttttatctTGCTCATTTTGGCAAATGATTTTAGAGGCTTGATACTTCCccaattcaaattcatttgaaaaacataaatgcatgcatgaatgcactaACAAGTAAAGTTAAAACAAGGTCTGTGAGAGATACATTGTAGACGTATCAATAACACTGTCAAGATCAATGTTATCCAACACATCCCTCTCAATAAAATATATTGTCAATCCGTTCAATCTTTCTTGAGACATAGTAGGCCTTTTTCAACAACTTCATTCTCGGCAACATGTTTCCAAGAAAAGGAGCAATGGCACTTGAAGAGTGCACTAAAGAAGTGACAATATGTGTTCTATAGGCTTCATCTATTCAAACACAATCATCAAGGAAACAAGGAATCGAAGACCAAGTCGACAATAACAAAGGAACGAACTCTACTCCTAGGCCACTACCATTGTAAAAAGAATAATATAGATTAATCACTAGATTAAGATTGAGGGATAAGGGAAATTCATCTAAATATTTACCTTTGTCTCCTATGAGGGGAGAAAAGGAAGCGACGTCGAGACTGAGGAACCGAGTCGCTCATCGTGTGCATGCCTTCGGGCCTCTTGGCAGTTGGTTTTCTGTTGGATAATGGTCTTTGCTGTGtacaatttttttcttttttatctgCACCTATTCACCATGGCATATTTGTGTATATACACTACACGCCTTTAGAACTAGGCTAGGACCTCTAGTTTGGTCAGCCCCCGTGCCAACACATGCTCATTATACGAGTCTCCTCGTTATCGGTTTTGTCCTCTTTTCTCATTCTCATGTTCCAGCATCCCCATGATCAAGTCATGTTGTCTATAGCGAGACGATGATGAATGTCATAACATCGAAAGGGCCCTTATAATATCTCCCCATCGTCGAGGAGCAAAATCCCATTCTCGAGCTATCTAGTCCCTCATCGTATGTGGTTGGATCCATAGTCTCATGGTCTAAGTAATTGTGCATATGTTAACTTTCTCTTGTTATGGACTATAGATTTGTGACGGTGTCATCTATTAGTATAACATACAACTCGGGTCAATTTAACACGAGTGTTCTACCAACATCATGCCCTCAAATCTTATCAACATCTTTGTTATGCCCATGATCACAAAAACAGAACCATCATGCAACACTCAAGCTAGTACTTGATGCAAGACCAGGATCTTGTTTTGTCGTTTATAGCTCTACATGTGCACATGAGTTTTCCTCTGAACCCCTTGGTTTTCATAGGCTCAGAAACCATAGCAGTTATAACATAGAATATAAATATTAATTTAAAAACTTGGAAATAAATAATAATGTCGTTACTATTGCCTCGAGGTCATATTTTCAAAATCTCCGTGTTGCACCCCCTCTTTATCGTACGTCTTTCCTAATGACTCAAGTAAATAAAATCTATAATATGTTGCCTCGTTTCCTCTTTTAAGAACGTGGGAGTCTCCATCCATGCATGTGTGCCTTTGTATATGTCGTGAAACTTTGTATAGACTCAAACACACGATTAGAGCACTAATCGTGTTGCCGTTAACACGAAAAAGACTCACTATAAAATATGAATTTTAACCTTCGCCTTGTTTGGGACACTACACTCTAGAGTTTGAGCTTTCTTCTCATCTATTGCGTTGCTTACTGGGCCTTATCTTGAGATGATACATTCAAAGTATGGTAAAAAAACACTCACGTGAGTGAAGTCCCACGTCGTGATATCCTCTTTGTGCGCATCATCAGTCACCACATGCCTAACATTAGAGGAGTCATTGTACAAAAAAACTTGGCGGTGCAAGGCATCAATCTAGAccaatgcttgagtattgaagagGTCACTAACATGATGGATATTTCATGGATCTTAGAAGCCTAGTGGTCTCGTAGAATCTATTCTTGGGATCCAGTTATCATGCCACAAAACAACATTGGCAACATTTCCTATTATCCATACCAGACCTTCACGAAAAAGTTATCTCCCATAGATTATACTCCTCCACATGAATGGACTACTCTTCGAGTAGATCACAATCATAAAGTCATAATCCTTGGAATATCTAGCTTCCAACAGATGAACACATGGGATGATGGTGTTGTGAGAATATGCCATGTCAGCTTCGCCAACATGGCCTCTTTAAAGGCACCGAGATCTTGAAAACCCATACCATCATCCCTACCACTATGACATATATTGTTCCAGGTAATGCAATGAAACTTACGTCACCATTCGTTTCCCCAACCAAATGTTAATTAGAGAAGTCAGAATTCAGGTCCCGATACAATTTTGGGGGGAAGGGGGTTGAAGCAACTCATGGTATACATAGGATTGGGTTGCAAAAACAACTTAAGCAACAACTCTTTACCACCCTTTGAAAGTCTTTGACCCTTCCACCCTAGCACATTGGAACCAAGCCTTTATCTTATGTGCTTAAAACACCCATCCTTGGACGAGACACACAAAGTTGGCACACCTAAATACCTCTCATGCAAAGCTTCTTTAGAGTTCAGGGATTCTTATGTATAggttcaagatgttattcaagcccTCTCCACACCCCTCCCAAAAGTGATGTATGATTTCTTGAGGTTTTCCTTTTGTAATGAATCAATTTCATGCGTGCGCAAAATATCATGTAGGGTAGCCAAGTCTCCTTTGAGAACTCAAGGAATACAATGCCATCATCGTCGAAGAGAAGGTGGGTTACATGTGGCTCGTCCCTCCCCAACTAAAAtgtacatctgtgatctcattgtCTTGTTGAGATTTTTTAACAACGTTGAAAACCCCTCCTCATAGAAGAAGATGAGGCAGGGGAGATAATATCACCCTATCGAAGACCCCAAGATGGTACAAACATATCCGACAAGCCTCAATTGAGATTAactaagaagcgcatgatgacccacaattataggggatcaatcgtagtccttacgataagtaagagtgttgaatccAACGAGGATAACAAGGAATAAAtaagcggttttcaacaaggtattctctacaagtgctcTAAGATATTTTGATAGATAGTTCGGTAGAAAGTAACACACAATAAAAGCAACAAGGTGCATCAAGTGGCTCGGTCCTTAATATTGCTAAGTACAAGCCGATGGAATTTCATATAGCGATttaagcgctcctgaggacacacgtgaATATCATCTAGTTATTTTCACTATGATTCATTGACTtacattcattactttgataagttgttatgtgggtggatcgtagCTAGGGTGTTGTTCTTAATTGAACAAACACCCACTTATGATTATACCCTCGATGCAAGCATACACAAATACCAGAGAattaattaagataaatctaaccatagcatgaaacatatggatccaaaacaGCCCCTCATGAAACAATTCATAAACTGGGTTTAGTCTCCAGTCACtcccgcaacccatcatctacaaaCTAATaccacaatgccttcccctaggcccaaaaatggtgaagtcacatgtagtcgatgttcacacggAACCACTAGAGGAAGAACACAAGAACATATCATCAACACATTGAACAGtaatcaacttcacatgatttcTAGTAATAACACTTCTCCCTTGTCCTCAACAACAAATATAACTACTTATAGCTCATTGTCGTGTTCATGATAAGAGGATATAAATATATGTTTAAGAATATGAAAATAATGGTCTTGCACTAAATATACCATTTAGCattaactacaagatgtaatcaacactactagcactcCCAAGTACTAAAGTGAGGTTCGATAAAAAGATTAAGCACAAGACATGCACTAGGGTTTTAGAGGTGAGATAGTGCTGCAgaagatgaagccttcatggatgaGAGGagcattgatgatgatgatgatgattgctTCGATTTTCacctctcggagggaagtttcctcgatgAAATGGCTTCGCGGAGAGCAAAAGTGTTCCAGCCTCTAAttctgcctcgagacggcagCGAATTCTCCTAAAAGTGTTCTTTTTTATGGTAAATGACTTAATATACCATCAGTGGACTTCCGTGGGCATCGCTAGCCTCGGTGGCACGAGCTAGAGGGTGGTCCCGCCCCACGGCTTGTAGGCCCATCAAGGCTCTTCTCATGCACCTTTTCTTTCCAGTATTTTTAAAATTATTAAAAaataaatctctgtaaattttcatgtatTTGAGCTTCGGAGAATTGCTCTCTCtcatgtagctttttcaggtctgaACTCATGTTGTCGCAATCTCCCTCTTTTGATGTATCTTGCATTTTAAGATAAAAAGGCATTATAATTGCATCATAATATGGAATATAACTTCCAAATAAGATAAataccagtagaaaaatatgatgcaaaatgcaTGTATCAAGGCACATAAGAGATGCATTTCATGATCATAACAATCTAGACAACTCAGAAACTCTtgtgagatatcatctatgcgagAAAAATCCACTCGACTTGTTGTAAGCTTTCATAGTATCTAACTTGAGTGCATAAATGGGCTTCCTTTCTTCCTAGTCTATATGAAATGCACACAATCGTAAGCAATGAGAATTTTGTGTGTAATGAGCCTCTCCGTCACAAGCACACTTTGCTCTTCCGAGGTGAGAATAGGCAAGGCCAACTTCTAGTGATTTGTAAGCACCTTCAACGCAGTTTTACAAAATACGTTACATTGATTAATAGTATATAATTGAGTGAGAGTCTGTGAAGAATAGTCTGTGAAGAATTTACTTTCAGGACCAAGACCAAAACAATGTCACTAGAACCCAGAGGGACATCATTAATGTTTTAAAAAAACTTAGGCCCTACAAACCTCATTATGGACCAAGGATGACTATCTTTGATACAATAGGGTCAGGAGCCCACCTCGCACGAATGATTTGGGCTATTCGATTTGGGAAAGGGCCCTCTCGAGCTCTTCATTGTTAAAGGCCCTCGTTAGCCTCGAGAGTCCTCCTACATGACACTCTGTGCGTCGTATTGTGGAGCACACACCGATCTCGATGGTGCATGGGCCGACACATTTGTGTTGCTAGTGCCTCGTTTTAAGTGTTACAATTCTACTTGAGTTTGTAGCACCGTTTTTGGGTTTCTTTCAGTTTTACGGTTTTTAATTGATTTTCCATTTTCCTCCACAAACATGAACTTTATTTAATTATTGGTGGTGCATAATCAATATTATTAAATCCACACACATTTTGTACAACTATATGAACATTTTTAATGGTGTGTCAGTTTTTTTTAAATTACATGATTTCTTTATAGACATGAACATTTAAAAAGACTGTTTTTTTATAAAAAGAGTGCCTTTTAAAATTAGAGAAACATTTCAAAAAATACTTAAACAATGTAGTGTAATTTTCAGTTtattcatatattccaaaaatgaTACTTGTGTGATTTcgaaattttaaaatatatttaaaaatattCATAGAGTTTTTAACATCTTCAtgtatttttggaatatttaacatTTATAAAATAGAAACATGAATAAAAGAATAGGAAAATCCAAAAAGTAGGTGAAAATtaataaacaaaaaagaaaagttgAAAATAAAAAACCAGAAGGGCAAAAAAGTAAagaatgaaaaataaataaatgaaaacaAAGCATAAAGAAAATGCGAGCAGAAACCGCTAAGGCCTTGTAGAATGCTAGGTATTTAGGgagtttttttagaaaaaaagaTTTTTCTGAATCATCCTTACCTATTTCTATAGAAGACACCCAATTAAACGTCTACCTTTTACAACTAAACATCGGTGAAGAGAAAACACTGATTTATTTTTTAAAGCACCTTTCATAAACGCCTTGCATTATACAGTACAAAGGCCCTCTCACATGCACGCATTAAAATATACAAGGCCGTGCCGCCCACCGCCGCCTACTACTCCATCCTCATCGACCCACTCCTGCAAGGCGGCGTTGGTGGCATGACCATTTCCATCGCCAGCGGACGCGCTCCTACCGGCGGCCAGGAGCACACGGCGACACGGATCCAGCCCATGCGCTCGCTGTAGGTGCCGGCAACGGTGCCGACGAGAACGGAGGCGAACGGGGTAGGACGCGCTGGCGTAGGCGACGACGTGGATCCGGCCCGTGTGCCTGATGCTGATGACGAGGCGACGACGCCGATGGGAATGAGAGGCGAGCGCGAGGGAAAGCTCGCTGGCGTTGGCGGCGACAAAGAGCCGACGATCCTCGGGCAGGTCGCGACGCCACTGTTTTGATTGCGACTGCGGAAGCACCGACAACTCTTGTTTTTTTTAATAAAGTACTACTCAAAATAAAAAACTGTAAAATAAACCGATACAAATGGATAAAAGACGGACAAAATCCGTTTTAATCTGGATCGCTGGGTTGGAGTTGCTGGGCCTCCCCAATTGGCCTATGCATGTGCGTTTGTACAACTATTCGCCGCATCAAGCGACAAATAGGATTTTCCCAGCGTCGAATTCATCCCCTCTGCACCTAGACGCACCTATTTCCGATAGGCAGGCGGAGGCGCTCCGGACGCACAACAGATCTCCCTACTCCACATCACGGTCCTCTTCCCCTCCGGCGACTCCAGCGCGGCGGCAAGGCGGCAAGCAAGGTAATTGCCCGCACCCGtcatcctcgtcctcctcttctcCACCCATAATCCTGCAAGAATTCCTCTTATGTTGACATGGATCCGGGGAAACCACGTCCCGGCGCCCCAGATCCATCCACGATCCGCCCCTTTTCTTGGACCAATCGAACCACCTGACCCCGTCCTCTCCTTTCTTGGTGCCTAGATGGATTGGCAGGGGCAGAAGAGCGCGGAGATGCTGATGCAGGTGCTGCTGGTGGCGTCAGCGGTGGCGGCGTTCCTGGTCGGGTACGCGATGGCCGACTTCCAGCTCATGCTGCTCGTGTACGCCGGTGGGGTGGTCCTCACGGCGCTCGTCACCGTCCCCAACTGGCCCTTCTTCAACCGGCACCCGCTCAAGTGGCTCGACGCCGCCGAGGCTGATCGCCACCCCCGCCCGCAGATCAGCAGCGCACCAGCAACCACCGGGGGTAAGAAGAAGACCGGGAAGAACAAGTAGTCATGTTACTTACTGGTCCATGTGTCGCAGACATGTTTCATGATATCAGTTGCTCAACTTCTGAGTATGACATGCTAGATGTTGTGTTACCTGAATGTTTTATGACAAAAAAATTAGCTTCCTTCTTGGTGTCTGGATATCTGCTTTCGTGGTCCTGAAAAGCCGTATCACCTATATGTGGTCTATAGGGCAGTgcctatcaatcaaaagaaaggaaattataACATGTGCTGAGTTCATTCATCTGATTTTGAAACTAAAATTGTTTTGGTGCCACTCTGGATGTACCAGTCCAGTAGAGTTTGGTATGGAAGGACTGGTGAGTTCTTAGCAATTGCCAGGGTATGAGTTGTGGCTGTTGGTCATTGCAAAATTCAGATACCTTAAAAACTGTCTTGGTTTGTCGTGGTGGTTTCAGGTTAAACTGTGCGTGCAAATGCACTATATACTTAGCTACTGTTTTACTGGTGAGAGATGTGTGATAGACTCT
Coding sequences within:
- the LOC123444957 gene encoding probable signal peptidase complex subunit 1 — its product is MDWQGQKSAEMLMQVLLVASAVAAFLVGYAMADFQLMLLVYAGGVVLTALVTVPNWPFFNRHPLKWLDAAEADRHPRPQISSAPATTGGKKKTGKNK